AGCTCAATCAAGAATGTTCATGAACAAGAAATCAACATTGATTAAAGACTTTGTCATAAATTCAACCGGGTCCCACATTTCAGACCTATGCCTTCAGTGGGGAATAAAGTAACCTCACACCCTTCTTAATACCACCAGACTGTGGGCAGATCATAATGATTGCACACGACTGGAAGCTGGGCAGCCAAAGACACTCACTAGAGAATGGAGAAAATATACTGTTGTCAAGGAATGAACATATTTTCACCAAAGTTGTAAATGTAAGTCAATGCCACTGATGGTGTTGAGGCCATCAGAGACAGCCGACCTGGCCCTGACTTCCCACCATTGTAATTTATTCATGATCACGTCTCCATTCGATCACACCCACTCAAACTTCAACACAGTTTATCGAAGTTCTGCAGATTCATTTACTGCTGTATTTGTCAATAACACACTTGTGTCTCTTAACCTGATACTTTTGAGGGAATCTTTTATCACACACGCTGCAAGTAaatggtttctcaccagtgtgcatTCTTATGTGTCTCGTCAAAGCGCGTCTCTGAGAGAAACATTTACTACAAACCGAgcaggaaaatgttttttctccagtgtgtaTTCTTATGTGTCTCGTCAAAGCGCGTCTCTGAGAGAAACATTTACTACAAACCGAGCAGGAAAATGTTTTTACTCCAGTGTGTTCTCTCATGTGTTTAGCCAAACTTGAACGTTCACTGAAACTTAAGGTGCAGACTGAGCAGTCAAAGgatttctctccagtgtgtattCTTGTGTGTCTGTTCAAATGTGCTTTGCGAGCAAATGCTTTACCGCAAAAAggacaggcaaaaggtttctcctcggtgtgtgttttcatgtgaTTTGTTAAGTTAATCTTTTGACTTACTCGAAGACCACACactgagcaggaaaaaggtttctctccagtgtgtgttcttgcatGTCTACTCAAGTGTGCCTTACTCGCAAATCTTTTACCACAATCTGAACAGCTGAAAGGTTTCTCGCCAGTGTGGAGCATCATGTGtcttctcagattttttttcgcaGAGAAGGATTTGTCACACAGAGAACATTCCCACTGTTTGTCATCAGTTTGACGTGTCATATCAGCTTTTGAGTGTTCATCGTCATCAGAGTCAGACATTTTGTTGTCACTGTCTGTTACAGGAGCTAAGAGGCTGTCTGCTTGTGATCCTGCACATTGGTCTCCATCaccttcctcttcatcatcatcatcaccttcaATCTTCACAATGACACAAGTGAATGGCAACTTGCTGACAtcagcctcctcctcttcctctttaatgtgaGGGCGCACTGGTTCAGGATGAAAATCTTCACTGACAACTGCAAGACACAAGAAGACAAGCATGAGGTTTGGCAAAGTCGCATACTGCTTAGGGAAGTCTAAATGTTGTGACTTTGATGTTGTGTCTTATTGTTTAGACAGACACCACCTAATTTATAGTACAATCATTCGGACATACGGACTGTCATCTTTgctaaaatgtttgtttacaaTATTTCAAGCCCTATTCTGTCAAATTCCTGGCGCGCCATCCCCACAACATCAGTTGGGGAACATAGATTAactgcatattttttaaattttagagCTGTGAACAaaggattattaaaaaaaagaaattaatctTTCAATTACTTATTTGATTGATGCATCAGATGAAAACAATTTCTATTCaaatttccatccctttataataataataatacattttatttataagcacctttcaagacacccaaggacactttacacatacacataaacaatgaagaaggtgaaacaagggaatgtatgagggagggggtgctGATGGgcgactagcttccgtgcatactttcatcaggggaaggtcgagatagcagatgttgttttggtagcaggctgcccaagaatttaagacagcctcgagtccgtggcttatgtctctttagtggcgtcgatcagccaaatccgtgatttctgtcaatatttgagcaatGTCTTGTTATAAAATAACAGGACGTTGTTTTGAATTCACActtcagaaaatgcacaaacatagCGTACATTATGATTCAGTTCGTGATTTGATCTGTTGCATGTGCAGTGTTAagggaaagaggagaggatacTACACACAGTACAGTTGGCTGCAGCCTGCAAAGTGCGATCTGCGGGTGTTGTGTGATTGCAATGATAGTCATTGATCGACATATGCCGATCACATACTTTCCTCCACAAGTCGGCCAATCACGGTTGGTGGCAAACTGTAAATGTTTGTCAGTAATTATTATCAAAGACACAAAGTTAACAATGGGGAATGGTTAATTTTGTCCTATACGTACGTCACACTCGGGTGTCCTGTTGACTTAGTTCATAAATGTTGACTTCGGTACAAGTGAACAAACCTACCTGCCCTGTGTGAGTCATTCTGAGGCTTGTTGAAACCAGCGTCAAGTAGTTGCCGTTGTGGCTTGTTCTCGTCTTTTGTTTCAGAAAGTTCCTCCCCGTATTCCTCTTTGACactttttgcacacattttcagaCGACCATCACAATCACTTGATATTCACAC
This Hippocampus zosterae strain Florida chromosome 4, ASM2543408v3, whole genome shotgun sequence DNA region includes the following protein-coding sequences:
- the LOC127599356 gene encoding gastrula zinc finger protein XlCGF8.2DB-like, whose product is MCAKSVKEEYGEELSETKDENKPQRQLLDAGFNKPQNDSHRAVVSEDFHPEPVRPHIKEEEEEADVSKLPFTCVIVKIEGDDDDEEEGDGDQCAGSQADSLLAPVTDSDNKMSDSDDDEHSKADMTRQTDDKQWECSLCDKSFSAKKNLRRHMMLHTGEKPFSCSDCGKRFASKAHLSRHARTHTGEKPFSCSVCGLRVSQKINLTNHMKTHTEEKPFACPFCGKAFARKAHLNRHTRIHTGEKSFDCSVCTLSFSERSSLAKHMREHTGVKTFSCSVCSKCFSQRRALTRHIRIHTGEKTFSCSVCSKCFSQRRALTRHIRMHTGEKPFTCSVCDKRFPQKYQVKRHKCVIDKYSSK